One Brassica oleracea var. oleracea cultivar TO1000 chromosome C7, BOL, whole genome shotgun sequence genomic window carries:
- the LOC106304649 gene encoding uncharacterized protein LOC106304649, protein MEDLNTYAADCVVVSCCCNCLVLQLAIFIFLGLPQKLVKNTRKCYTKWGINRRRKRMGLGCECKEKIGVDSEWIKEIMSIEMEGFGCIEEVEKSLEEFSKNGEFLFGSFWGQERIQNSSSMSSCFNYNFDLRFVSRYEIIEENFYSLDYIFTTSHIEISGNKNIH, encoded by the coding sequence ATGGAAGATCTTAACACATATGCAGCTGATTGCGTCGTTGTATCGTGTTGTTGCAACTGTCTTGTTCTCCAACTCGCGATCTTCATCTTCCTTGGACTTCCTCAAAAGCTGGTCAAGAACACGAGAAAGTGCTACACAAAATGGGGAATAAACCGAAGAAGAAAACGAATGGGTCTCGGTTGTGAATGTAAAGAAAAAATCGGGGTTGATTCGGAATGGATAAAAGAGATTATGAGTATAGAGATGGAAGGCTTTGGGTGTATTGAAGAAGTTGAAAAATCTCTGGAGGAGTTTTCAAAGAATGGTGAGTTTTTGTTTGGGAGCTTCTGGGGACAAGAGAGAATTCAAAATTCTTCGTCAATGTCAAGTTGTTTTAATTACAACTTTGACTTAAGATTTGTAAGTCGTTATGAGATAATAGAAGAAAATTTCTACTCATTGGATTATATATTCACAACTTCACATATTGAAATTAGTGGAAATAAAAATATCCACTAG